From Micromonospora sp. NBC_01699, a single genomic window includes:
- a CDS encoding PucR family transcriptional regulator: MQAELQRIVDAVAARVGRPALIEDRRQRVVVYSEHTGVLDDVRRASILRRQTTPEVIAWFRNVGIMKAREPVRTDACPELDLLPRVCVPIRHDDLLLGFVWFIDADGGMTDADIETANGVMADLALALYRENLLGELASQRETEAARTLLVESVEARRHAVRTLLEEGVIAGDGTAVGLVAQLVVPRGQVPDEVARIALEQALVTTRRWLGTREALHLVRHDHGVLLLCGGRVAGRPAPEAVARHLDEALQHATRGLGSVARTVIGIGGSRAGLVDAVGSYEEAAQAARVGVQLPALGRVVAWASLGIYRVLSRLDDQHLDVAGVHPGLERLLRDDANHVLLETLEAYLDLAGNAHATAEQLRLHRTTLYYRLQRVEQLAETDLKDGNERLCLHLALKLGRLTGNYRPQQ; this comes from the coding sequence ATGCAGGCTGAGCTGCAACGCATCGTCGATGCCGTCGCCGCCCGCGTCGGACGGCCGGCGCTCATCGAAGACCGACGACAACGTGTTGTCGTCTACAGCGAACACACCGGGGTGCTGGACGACGTCCGGCGGGCCTCGATCCTGCGGCGGCAGACCACCCCCGAGGTGATCGCCTGGTTCCGCAACGTCGGCATCATGAAGGCCCGGGAACCGGTACGCACCGACGCGTGTCCGGAACTCGACCTGCTGCCCCGGGTGTGCGTACCGATCCGGCACGACGACCTGCTGCTCGGTTTCGTCTGGTTCATCGACGCCGACGGTGGCATGACCGACGCCGACATCGAAACCGCGAACGGGGTGATGGCCGACCTGGCCCTGGCGCTGTACCGGGAGAACCTGCTCGGCGAGCTGGCCTCGCAGCGGGAGACCGAGGCGGCCCGTACCCTGCTGGTGGAGAGCGTCGAGGCCCGCCGGCACGCGGTCCGTACGCTGCTCGAAGAGGGTGTCATCGCCGGTGACGGTACGGCGGTCGGGCTGGTCGCCCAGTTGGTCGTACCGCGTGGTCAGGTGCCGGACGAGGTGGCCCGGATCGCCCTGGAACAGGCGCTGGTCACCACCCGTCGCTGGCTCGGCACCCGCGAGGCGTTGCACCTGGTCCGGCACGACCACGGGGTGCTGCTGCTCTGCGGTGGCCGGGTCGCCGGTCGGCCCGCGCCGGAGGCGGTCGCCCGGCATCTCGACGAGGCACTCCAGCACGCCACCCGGGGCCTCGGCTCGGTCGCCCGTACGGTGATCGGCATCGGCGGATCGCGGGCCGGCCTGGTTGACGCGGTCGGCTCGTACGAGGAGGCGGCGCAGGCGGCCCGGGTCGGCGTCCAGCTACCCGCGCTCGGCCGGGTGGTCGCCTGGGCGAGCCTGGGCATCTACCGGGTGCTTTCCCGGCTGGACGACCAGCACCTGGACGTGGCCGGGGTGCATCCCGGCCTGGAGCGGCTGCTGCGCGACGACGCCAACCACGTCCTGTTGGAGACGCTGGAGGCTTACCTGGACCTGGCCGGTAACGCGCACGCCACCGCCGAACAGCTCCGGCTGCATCGGACCACGCTCTACTACCGGCTGCAACGGGTCGAGCAGCTCGCCGAGACCGACCTCAAGGACGGTAACGAGCGGCTCTGCCTGCACCTCGCGCTGAAGCTGGGGCGACTCACCGGCAACTACCGCCCGCAACAGTAG